The Macadamia integrifolia cultivar HAES 741 chromosome 4, SCU_Mint_v3, whole genome shotgun sequence genome contains the following window.
CATCTCATATTTTGGCTTATTTCCCTTGCTTGTTGACCTGCAGCCAAGAAACGGAGTATATACAGTAGGTGATTTTATGACCAAAAAAGAGGATTTACATGTTGTAAAAGCTAACACAACAGTTGATGAAGGTAGTGTGATACCTCAATCTTATGTCATCAGCTCTGCTAGAATTCTTTTCATATTCTTATGTTCAGTCTTTGGGTCAACAGCATTGGAGGCTCTTGTTGAGAACAGGATTACGGGTTTTCCTGTGATTGATGATGACTGGAAATTGGTATGTAGTCATATGCCATCTTTAAACAATATTCCTTCCATATGCCCAACTAATATATGCATGTGGACAAGAAATTTTAACTGCGTTGAATATTAATGGTGTGGTGTGAAAAATGATATCACATTCTATATTTCATCCTTGGCTTAAATTTAGAGCCCTTCCTTAGGGAGATTTAAGATTTGTGATAAGTAAGTGACATTCAAACTTATTCTGGAGTTGTTTAAACTTTGGATTGCTGCTTAATGAATTGGGTATTACTCTTTAATGTCAAACTTGCGTATACACTTCAATTATTTGTTAAATATAAGGTTCTGCAGAGGTAGAAAGTTACTTTTCCAGTGGAAGCAATCCTTCAATAAAAGAATGTCCTTCTAGGAGAGAGAACTGATGCATAATTCTATCATGGAATTTTGATAATTATGTTGTGTGTGGGTTGTGGCAATGAGGCTAATTGCAGCAACCTGTGGTTGTGCTTGTTTTATACATTGCTTGGATATTTAGGTACATGTCAGGTGTCCTTGATTTTTCACAACCCTGAATATCTGGGTACTTAATATGTTGCTCTATGCCAAGGAACTGTGGAAGTATGCTTCTAGGAACCTGCTTGATGAAAGCAGTGGGATTTGCTGTGTTTTGTGGGTGGGTGGCTGGGTGGTGGGTTTCTAGCACTGAATGAGTGTTTGGTAATCATCAGTTACCATGATATCAATGAAGATAGAGATTACGGTAGAAGTTCTCTTGCTACTATACTTCTGCAACCATCTATTCTTCTTATTAGCTATGACCACCGTTTCCAGTTACCACATAGGCATGATTAACAAGCTTGACATAGCTTTAATATACAGGTGCTTAAGTTGTGCCTGTATGGACTCTAGTATGTGGTTTCAGCCGAAGTAGCAAAGCATCTGCCCTAGTAAATACTGTTGGTAGCAATGGAATAAGGATGAAGCACCAAAGTGCTAATTCAGAGTCCCCCATCCTGGTTGACTAGAGCTTTTGATGGAAATGAAGTGGACATAACAGCAgtgctttaattctttgtgcTTTCAATGAATGAGCTTCGAGCATATCAGCATAGAAGTGGATTAAACGGTTTCGCTATATTTAATGTTTGAATTGACTAAACATCTTCCGGTTTTCTGGGCCAACTTAGTTATCTGACTGGATTGACAGACTGCACTGACAAGTTATTGTGGTCGACTTCGATGTATATAAcatatagaaaaggaaaaactggCTTATTTGTGATTAAGGGCTTTCTTATTTGGGATTcaggttttctattttcttgtatcAATAAATGTATAGCCTTCTTGAGAGATCTCTACTCATTTGTCTGTGTTTCTGACGGAACTCCATTACCCTGCGCTATTTCAACACATTGatcagagatttttttttaaattgcaggTTGGTGTAGTTTCTGATTATGACTTGCTAGCACTGGATTCCATATCAGGTTTTCAAACTTCAAAGCTATAACTGACCTGGTCATTTCTATTAAGCTGAGGAACTCCTGGACCATGTCATTGAAATTATTTTTGAGTACCTCTTCATTGAACTCCATAATACAAGTTGACGTGGGTACTTCCAAGTTAATGCAACCTTGACTTGAATCTTTATTGATTCATAGCCTCCTTTTGGATGTATATTagcttcttttttcttgttttttcaggAAAATTAGCCATACAATATGGCTAGAGATCCATTAGCACTGGAGCATGGATTAATGTTCAGTTGAGGAGTAGTATTATTATGCTCTTGTTTTTAGGAAGTTGACAAATGTCACTCTAAACTATGTGCTTTTCCTGAAAAATAGGAGTATGTGCAGCCTAATTATCAACTAGAACCTTATCGTATGACAATCATGATTTTAAATAGTTGTTTCTAATATCTATTTTCCTTGAAAAACACTTGCATACAAGTGGAGCCATATTGTTTGGTGATGGAAATGCAACTGCTcttctttaaaaatttcctCAGACAACTACAGGAAAAATTTAGCAAGAATATTGTGGCAATTAATCTACAACAGACATGAGGCACATATGCCTTCTGTTCTTAGATTTAAATGATGAACTGGAGACTAATTATTGTCCTTTAAGGTGTTTGTCCTTGTTATGATTGCCGGCTTCGTAGAATACCATAAAGGGGTTGGTTCTTGCTTACAACTGATTCTCACTGTGTGTTTCCATTTCAATTCAAAGAGTTGATAATAAACAATCTTCATTTGTTCATAATGGGAGAGTAAAGGAGATAGAATAattcatgaaaagaaacagggttttttttttgggggggggcaaaaaaaaaaaaaaaatagaagataggagagagagttggGTGCCTCTATTTGTTGTTATTGAGGCTGTAAATCTGtgaacaatgaaaaaaaaacaataggaGGTTTGAATTATATGTAACTTTCGTTTGGTTAAGCATCGTTCACATATTTGGTTGCTTTAGAAGAAATTCATAAAAAAGGAGAGATCTATTGTGCTCAGAAACTGTTATTTTAGTTGTAAATCCAGACTCTACTTATTTGTCTTCGTTTTTCATTTAGGTAGTGGACGAGCTGATACAAACATGTTTCCTGAAGTTGATAGCACTTGGAAAGTACGTAAGAACTATCCTTTTGCTTGCTAATTTATTGGTGTTAATTATAATACAATAGAACTTGTAAACTGTAATCAATCCACATTTGAGATTGCTATGTTCCTTGGGCTTTCTTTTTGCCACTTGTCATACTGTAACATTCTGATAAGGAAGTGAAAGAAGTTTGGGTTCTAATTCTTCCCAGCTGCAAAAATGATGCAGCATGCAACCTATAGTGAACTAAAATTATTAAGAATACCTGAAGGAAATATTGAGATTTTGGTATCCATAGCACTTACTAGTCATTATAGACCTCAATCTCTCTGTAGTGCTTCCATATGCAACAAGTGGAAAAATGATGACTGCAAATAATATAAAGTACTTGGGGAGTTGCTCATCCAGTTTGGCTGGAAAGGGTCATATTTTCTCGAGAAATTAAGTAACTAATTGTGGAAATAAATATTTCCGGCAATTTTTGGAACATCTGgggagaaagaaatggtagGGCCTTTTATAACCATCACTAAGCTGGTTTCCAGGTTGACAACTGGGCCTTGTATAGTATAGTAgccctttctcctttttttaataGGGGACTGCTTTCCCAATGCATGCATAATATGACAGTGGTGTGGATTGCAGCCGTAAAGTGGTCTCTCTACCTACTCAGGTGGGTCAATGTACTAAATTGCAATCTGCACTATCATATATTTCATATCAACAAGTATTGGTCTGACTCCCTTAATAAACTACCTTTATTGGCTTATCCCAATAAAGGGTGTCCACCGGTACATAGTGGCATTATGTAACAAATAGGGCTACTGGTTTATTGTTTACATATAAGTTTTTCACAAATTAAAACTAACATCATAATGTGTACTGTTTTCCAATAATTGAAGATACTGAAATGATGGCTGATGGGCTGATGTTAAACAATTATAGAGTACGCATTATAGTTTGAAATGTACTTCGAGGCTTAAAAATGTTGAAATTTCATGGAGTTCTTCAAAATCTTATGGAAACTTAGAACCACCTATTTTTCATGTCCCTCACTTATATGTCAACCTATGAAATGCTGACTAATGCATCTGCATGTAGACAAGCTTACGCATTGGAGAATTTTGcaacttcatcttctttatctAAATGATGCAATTATTAAAATGGATGATGTAGTTGTAGATTCCACATCCTTGAAACGGTGTATTTCTGAACTTCATGTGGCTCTCATATATTTTGTTGCACAATATTTATGTGCACTACTTGCTGTATCATTTCGGGGTTGGTCTGTCTATGAATTTGTGGTTTGGAAATTTTTGTTATCAACTGCTGATATCTCTATTCTTCTTGTTATCAGACGTTCAACGCGATACAGAAGTTGCTCAGCAAGACCAATGGGAAGGTTATTGGTGATGTGATGACACCTGCCCCACTTGTTGTTCGTGAAACTACCAACCTTGAAGATGCTGCCaggttcttttcttttacttttggtTGCCCCCCACTGACTTTTATTTCTCTGTTGTGGTTTGTATTTCAAATAGCTGTAGTCATGAAACTATTGAGTTTGTTCTCATCTCTGCATTGTCAGATTGTTGCTGGAAACAAAGTACCGTCGACTCCCTGTTGTTGATAGCGAGGGCAAGCTTGTAAGGCATCTTGCTTGCTTTTATTAAACATACATTGTCTTCCCTATTTCGTTGCTACTTTCTGATTTGCTTCTATTTTTATCCTCCCCaacaccccaccaaaaaaaaaaaaaaaaaaaaccataggtTGGAATTATTACTAGGGGAAATGTTGTTAGAGCTGCTCTTCAGGTAAAACGTGCCGGCGAAAGGACGGAATAAACCCCTTCTTAGGAAGGATGTTGAGGTGAACCACTCCGGCAGATCATTGGAACATCTCTGGCCTTCATCCAGCTTTCCCAAAGGAATTTGTTGGGCCAAGTAAGGCACTCTAACAGACAGCAACTCAGCTCTTCCACTAGTAACCTCTGTTCTTTATGTATGTATAATCTTTAGTTAAATATTAGCGTTTTAGATACGGCATTTTCTATATGTATTTGattgattgagagagagagagagagcgagagagagagagagagagactgtatGTTTGGGTGGGGGGTGGACCTTATCCATATAGTTAGAGAGGGCTTGAATAAATCTCACTTTTGGATctcaacttttttatttttttaacagttTTCCTACTCGAGTTTATTTACCATGAAAGCCTTAATTTGCTAGCGGTTTGCTTCTCATGTGGTGTTATGGAACTGGCACATCAACAAAAGGCCATTTTTAAATGGTTCGTTATTGCCTTGAGGTCCTAATTGATTCAGTACAAAATATTTTATAGAgattattttgatggaaatTCCTTTTCACAGGTCTCAAATTTCCATTTCATGGCCTCAACTGGATGAGCTTCTCTGGTTGGCCAACATAATTTTGTTATGTGGTAGTATGATTCTGTCAATGCTTCGAACTTGCTGAGCAGGTAGGATTCAAATTTTTTGGAGAGTAAGTTTTCTTACGCACCGGTGAAGTTTCAGCCAAAATAGAGTTGGTCACGTGTTAACACGTGGATTTTGCGAGGACAGCTACTAGTGCAGCTGGCTTAAGGCTAATGGTGCAAAGCCTAGTCCTAGGAGGTTTCAAGTTCAAGATCTCTTGTTCCTCATATAggggtacaactaataaaaccttaaatcagtgaagagtcatttaaatcagatctggatcattgcattggtatcaatacacgtgtcaccccctgaaggtggtatttcacggaattgtacgagatcggaattgtaaacgatttttttccctcataTAGTCTAAGATCCGCACATCAAAGAAGCCTATATTGTGTTTAAAGGGgtaatgatgaaaaaaaaaatacgtaATCCTTCATGAACACAGAGAGCTATTCAGACTCCGTTGGCACTAGTGTTATTATATTGTGAATTGTGATTATGGGAGATGTACTGTCAATGTGGACTCCCTTGTCTTCATCGTTTCCCGCAGCCTAGTGCCCACCTTAACATCTATTTCAGAGCTTCGACCCCCActtatttttattccttttgatttggagaaAGCATTTTGGTCCCCGTCTCCTCCTGGGGTCTAGTAGGTCCCTTTTATGGCTCACAAGCCTCAGCACAACAATAAGATTACTCCATTATGACCTAATGGTAGCTGGTTTGAATCAAGAAACAGCCCTTAGGAAGCGGGGTTAAATGACGCTTCCCAGACCCCACAGTGACAGCCTTCTAACAAGGTTGCTGTCTCTTTCTGGTCGAGAACCCCTTCAGACATATACCAAACTTAGTTTCAAAAGTAGGTTTGAGGACAGTGTAGGGGGGATTGTGCGTGTCCCCAGAACCAGTGGTGAAAGTTTGAAGCCACTCATTGGTAGGCCACAGAAACGATTAaatataccaaacacagccaacCTTCTTCCTTGCCAATCAATGCCACAAAAGCTCTGCAAAGTGAGATTTCAAATATTAGTTGGGACTATGACTCGCACTTATGCAGCTCCAGCAGATTCTtcaattttcctttatttatttttttttaaattggatTTGTTGTACGAAAAAAAAGTAGGAAAGAACTTCAACCGCCCAAAGAAAAAGAGGGCTCTCTGTTTCTGGTTAGTGTGCAGATTTAATTGGATTCGGTAAGATAAAGACTTCTTTGGATGATTGATGATAAAGAAATGATAATCATAATATTCACaatattttcccttctttcggTGGTGGGAATTCAAACATGACACAATATAATACAAAGTTACAATAaaacgaaacgaaacgaaacATGCTTGCTGCATCATATACTTTTTTGGAGAACTCCACATTACGATCCATGACTGACTGTGATACGGACcttttcttccctcttttctctctttgatTGTCTGGATTGTTGTTTTAGGTGGAGGACCACAGAcccctttcctctctctctctctctctctttgtggaGTCCACAAGCACATCATCCACAACAGCTTCAaccagaaagaagaaagagtacCTAACTAATCTTATCCCTTTATCTCTTACTTTCTCGTTTCCTATCTATTCTCTTTCTCAACAAAAAAACCAATTAGTACATAGTAGCAGCAGAGGTAGGCCAGCCATTACTTTCCTTCCACTCTGCCTCACTTTCTAACCTTTGAGAAGAaccgaaagaagaagaaaaaaagtttttaagaattcacattaaaaaaaaaaagaaagaaaattcttGAAACTGATTTGAAAGAGCTATACAGAGTGCAAAGGATTGCTGTTGTTTCTTCCCTATTGGAactgattctctctttcatatcCATGACAGTTTTCTGAATTTTGGTTGatttttctctccccctcttaGGGACTAGATCAGAATCAGATAAATCTCTGTTGGATGCTGGTCAACCATCTGGATACACcctattaaaaaagaaaaatatagaaacagaggtttcaaaaaggggggtttgCTCTTCAATCTTCATCAGAGCTCTCAGGATTTGGTTTCTGGTTCAAATCAGGCTTCTTGTTGGACGATTTCTTGCAAGAATTGAATTGGGAACCAATCGACCCAGTTTCGATGGCATCGACTCTAGCCCCAACCTCGGTTGCCTTCTTCCTAATCGACGCCGCAGACATGTCATGAAGCTCATCCTCTGCGACTAAGAATTCTGGGAAATTGAGACGAGCTGAAGGTCCCCTCAAATAGAAAACAGCCGTGTCATATGCCCGAGCAGCAGCCATGGGAGTTGAGTAAGAACCAAGCCATATCCTTGATCTCTTGTTTGGTTCTCTGATCTCAGCTACCCACTTCCCCCACTTCCTCATCCTTATACCTCTGTAAGGCTTATCTCTCTGCGACCCTTTACGCGACGTTGTGGTACACCCAGACTTCGATGTCGTAAAACACCCACCTTCCATGTCTGAaactctcttcttccctctttatCACTCTCAAATCCAAAcccacaaagaagaagaaaatatattacaTGGGTCGGTGCCTATCAGCCTCTGacatctatctctctctatctctctctacctccatatatatagagagagagagatagaaagatGGGGAGGAAAAGCGGCGGGGAAAGACAAGAGAAACAGAGCCTTGAAGAAAACAGAGCAGGGCTGTGGGTGGATGAAGaattgaaggagaagaagtcaTTTATCTATCCATCTCTGTGATGCATCCAATCCACCCGTGGAAAAATTGGATCTTTATGAGTAGTAGATAAAATATATAGAAAGAGAATTCAGAGATACAGATAAGTGAGGCAAGCATGCATTCCTTGAGCCTTCAATTGGGTCGGCTACCACGTTGTCTCCTGTTTAAAGAAAATCCAAACGTCGCCGacacatctctctctttctctctctattttctctctctatattttCTTCATAGTTATTAAAAATAAGGGATTGGGTTCTCTGTGGAAGTGTTGATGGTGTGGTTATTTTGAGGAATGGACAAGTGGATGTGAAAAGGACTCACcgaaaaataaactaaagacaagtggatggaaagaaatgtcAAACATAGGGAACCAAACGGGTAGGCTTTATGACTGGAGAAGGTAAGTAATTACTGCtattaaattaggaaaaaaaaaaaaaaaaggtcatactagtagtagtagtagtagtcgATTTGTTCTCCCCTTTATTAGTATAAATTACttcattaatttattaatttttatagaGTTCTATTATTACTATATTTTTAGGGTTGGGCGGTGGCAAGACGTGTGTGTTGCCaattctttctcccattttaaattttaagtggAGATCTAGTGTCAAATAAATCTAAATTATCAATTGATTTTTGATATAATTAGTGGTTTTGACCTTTAGATGTAAGGTAGTTCCTTTATAGGACTTGACTGCAAGAGTGCAAGGCCCTATATGGGCACTGAAGATATGCAATGAGAAAGGggcatggagagagagagagagagcggagAGCAGGATGGAAATGAAGAAGGGTGAAGCAGGGAGGGAGATGCAGAGATGAGGCAAAGGAGAGATTCGAAGctgagaaggaggaggaggaggaggagagaagaagaagaagaagaagaagaagaagaagaagaagaagaagaagaagaagaagagagagaaattcagTTCCCCTCGATGGGGAATTAAGATGGGTATCTATGAAACAAAAGGGATAAGATTTAACATAAAAGTATAAAACACATACACTTATGCGGACATACGAGCAAAGAAACTCACCTTATGAGAGAGAGTAAAAAATCATATCATAGTCCATATCAAATAAAATGTTCTATGAGATTCAATGGATTTGCATCGAGTCTACATCTTCTGCAGTGGATGGTGAGCATCAGATGATTGATAACATTTGGATACGCATTCCAAGGGGTTCTCAGTCACCCGATGCTTACTACATTGGTGCAACGACTAAGACGATTTTCACATAATTAGATTTTAGATAAAATTTTTCTACACGATTGAACGATATGATGGTCTAAATGTGACCCACTCTCTCCCCTCTTATTATCAGTGCTCATGATGTGTCACGGGAATGTTTACTTGGGCTCTAGAAAACTCAGTCCTTAGATCTTTTATCAATTTATTATCATATCAATTTTATCATAattgtattatatttttgtagataaaatttttcttgaaCCACGATAAAAAGGAATTCTTTAAATCACGAGACTTACGGACAAGAAATGATATCAAAAgagtattttgggaaatataTTAAAACCCCATAAGTATTTGAGAATagaaaatttatgaaaattttactcttattttttattattatttattaagtaagagagaagagagaggaaagagaaaaaaaaaatgtcggTGGTAGAtgaaagagagagggggaagTGGTAAGACCGTATAGAGCAAGATGATAAAAGTGGGGCGTGGGGATTTTGGGGTTGGATTATGACTAATGACTAATGACTAATGACTAATGACTAATGACTAATTGAGTGACTTTCCGTCTACGCAATGACCACTGCAAGAAGTGGAAACAACAAAGGTGGTGGCGGTGAGCTGTGGTGACGGATCTaaatgcctctctctctctctctgttgccTTTCTATTActagtaatttaaaaaaatgaaatcaatctctttctctctctctaaagccTCTATCAATCCCCAACTTCCAACTGCCCCGCCTTCTCCGCCTTCTCTTCCACCAATCCCCAATtgccttgaatttttttggagtgTCTCTTAATTATTTAATAAGAGGAAAAGATCTCTCCAATTCCAAAGTCCGTGTGTCCATTctgttcttttctcttctactcTACGTTCATCTTTTGCCAAGTATATTATAGATTACTAAGTTTGTTTATTTAAATGTTTTGATACATGGCTAGGGTCATTGCCATATTTCATTATTATACATATATAACCTCTAACCTTTGCACCGTCATTTTAAAGTCTAACAGCACATCCTACAATAAGTGTCACATTGGAATTCATGTGAGGCTGGAATTTTATGTATAATGAGCCTCGTTATTCttttcacatgtcaagttttaacATAGGTAAAAGGTTTTTCTTCATTAGTGGAGGAAGAATCCTTGATGCATTGGTGATGTGGTGAtgtatgaaaaaataaaagactataTGAAGATTATTCTACagtacatacatatatacatatgatGAGACGTTAAATTTTGGTTGGAATTTTAGCATGTGATCAATTCACATCATTTTCTAAATATTATACTGTTAGAATTGTCATATCATTTTTCCACAAGAAACTAACAAATAGTATGTGTTAATTTACTTTCAAGTGgtgatatattttttaattgttctTTTAAAGTTACAGAGGAATAAGAATTTCCTTACCAAACGACCGTCATT
Protein-coding sequences here:
- the LOC122075723 gene encoding ethylene-responsive transcription factor ERF011-like, which translates into the protein MEGGCFTTSKSGCTTTSRKGSQRDKPYRGIRMRKWGKWVAEIREPNKRSRIWLGSYSTPMAAARAYDTAVFYLRGPSARLNFPEFLVAEDELHDMSAASIRKKATEVGARVDAIETGSIGSQFNSCKKSSNKKPDLNQKPNPESSDED
- the LOC122077515 gene encoding CBS domain-containing protein CBSX1, chloroplastic-like, whose amino-acid sequence is MDSSILLSEALVAARLCSAASSFPTLRHQLPCLLSSPCPRLPSLTTSLFRRQDAYDRSAHLRKPCAISGSGALVTNSVPPRNGVYTVGDFMTKKEDLHVVKANTTVDEALEALVENRITGFPVIDDDWKLVGVVSDYDLLALDSISGSGRADTNMFPEVDSTWKTFNAIQKLLSKTNGKVIGDVMTPAPLVVRETTNLEDAARLLLETKYRRLPVVDSEGKLVGIITRGNVVRAALQVKRAGERTE